cccctgcatgCAGATGAAGTAGTTTGGAAGCTGCCCCCTCCTCAACTGATGGATTCCTTCTACCGCCGTTTTCCACCTTTGGCCTGAATGAGTACAGTAACacagtacagacgctcctctacttacgaactttcaacttacaacTTACgaacatacgaacgaagaggactgtaagtccacaTTATTTCTTGgactcccgtttcctgtccgcaacatctatttttttttgcacacgatgggttgccaactttggtcagcaggAAGGCGGGAGATTTTGAATtctgcacacatatgcacacgcatttatatggatataagagttttattaccttttaaatagtctgtagggtttgcaaactaccccaacgctatTTAAGTATATAGGTTTAGGTTTAAAacggaataatatagatttgccgaaAGAATTCTTGCGTGaacgtgagagtctgaaagcacgAGTGTTACACCACCCCTGCAGACGTGATCAAAAGCAATATGAGTCTTACATTTTGTCCAATCATTtttgtttgtaattattattattattatcttctTTGACTCTTTATTGCAGTAGTTTTGAAGAAGTGTCCGTCTATTAGCCCTGAAAGAACTTTTCCTTACATTGCAGTGCTCGATTGCTCTTCCTGGATGGATCGGGTTATCATAGGTTGACGCTATACGCCTGACAGCATTCGCTGACCATCGGTAGATCGCTGTCCTCTCCTGGTTTGTTTGTCAGTAGGTATGATGGTTTTACTTAATCTGTTAAAAAACCGATCGTGTCTGAATTGTTGAcaggtgtgtgcatgtatgtaggtttgtaaTGTAATCCTCAGTACTGCCGGGTTTTTTAAAACTGCGAACAGTATATCGTGAACATTGAATTAAATTCGTTagtaaaatattaaatgtattaacagAAGATCATTCGTCAGGTTAAATTGACAGATATgccaaaacatttttgttttaggCTACTTAAACTGCAAGTCTTTTTAAAAACTCACAGAAATTATTATAGTGGTTGGTTGTTTCCTGTTTATTCCCTATCATCGCGTTAAATTTGATACCGTTAATGCTTTATTTATAGCCCAGGGATTGGTATCACTGTACGCATGTATACATTGGCGGTATGAAAGTTAAAACgtatttcttgtcataacagcacGACTGGAGTTTAAAATCAGTAGGCAGTACGGGAAAAGACGCGGATTTTAACCTTTGTACCGCGAAAGCGTAGCAGTTCGTAACGATGGGGACAGCGCACGCGAGCTAGTCTGCCTGCGGTTTCCGTTGGCGTGCTGCGGGGCCGAAGGGCCACATCCGGTGTGAGACGACTTGTAGGGGCTCTGACAACACAAAAGCGCATCTCCCTCAGTGTTTACACATTACATGTACTTTGTATTCTCAAATAGGGGTTACATAATAGGGTATGTCGAGTTTGAGCCAGTTACTGACCGCATGACCTTGATATTAAATCTGcttttaataattaattgaaAGGCAGGCTGCAGGGAAATCAGCTTCTCACTGGTTGCATTCACTCGGGTTAAGGCTTGATGAACAGGCTGCCTCTGTTCAGAGAAGGTAGGTGATTCAGGACTGATCACCTTTCTAGTTGCTGTTAGGTCTGGAAGGGGCTATTTAGGGAATTAATATAACAAACAGCCAAACAAAGAAAAGAATGAGGGAAAGCGAGTGTGATGAGTTAGGCTACGATTTACACAGCACTGCTTCTTGTATTGGCCAAATTGGGAAGTGTTTACATGAGAGTACAGTGGTATCTATTAATGCAGACAGGGCTTGGCTAAGGTCTGCTTTAATCTGGTAAAACACTGTACCTGTTTTTTCAGTATTGCTCATAGGGCTCTGTTTGGACCCGACAGTGTTTTGCTTTTCTTTCCCCCAGAAAAATAAAGTTTACTGCAGCAAGCTTTTGAAGCAAGCTGGGTTAGAGATGGTTAACTGgtagaccaggggtgcccagACAGTCGATCGCGGAGTAATTCTCAATCGATCGCCAAGTGCGTCGCAAGCGTCCGTGCACTTTCGCGCATGCGCCCATTTGTCAGTGTGCAGCTAATCGTGTACTGTAAACATTTAGCACGCAAACATGTCAGAAGCCAAAAGATCAAAAACGTATAACTTTCACTCAGAGTGGGAagaggattgttttttttttgtttactcaaATTCGTGGCTTTACCGAAGAAGGGCAATTTGGAGCGACATTTCAAAACGGTGCACAAAAGCTACGAGACAGTTCTCTGCTAAAACAGCCATACGCAGCCGACAAGTGTGAGAACTGAAAAGTTAGTTAGCAGCACAGCAGTCAATTTTTACCAAGCCGAACACCAAAAGTAAGGCTGCAACTATAGCTTTCCAGTGCCAGCGGTCTCAGTAAGGTagagaaatacatttatttacactttttCAATTACCTGGATTTGTCTGGATTTGCTGTGTGCATGTTAACTATGTAGAAAGGCAATAGCTTGAGTAATAATAGAGTAATGGCTGTGGCTCCCTATTTGAACTGGTAGATCTCGGCACACTGGCCACTTAAAGTACATCTTGAGTTAATAAATGCTGGGCTCCCCTGTGGTAGACTATcgaaatttttaaaaagtgcagaCTGATATGAAGTGGATGTCTGTGGTGAACAGTACCGATTCTGTCCCGGTCCAGGTTTGGCTTTTCATTTCTCTAGTGTAAATCTCGTTTTTTTGTGTCTGTAAATTTAAGACAGGGAAGTAACCATGACACCTTGTTTTTGCAGTGCTGTCCTTTACCCTGTAGGGGGAGCTCCTGGCCATGTGGTCTTTGGGACTGGGAGCAATTGGTGCAGCCATTGCAGGCATTTTCCTCGCCAACACTGATTTGTTACTGGATAAGCCAGAGCCGGCCAGTGTGGAGTACCTGGGGGAGACTGATCTGAAAACAATAGCAGATGGTAAGAAAACTATTTGTGTTAATGCAGGACTGGGCTGCGTATAGAAGGCCCTTGAGAGAGGAAGGGCCTTTTCTGATATGGTCATTGTGCATTAAGGTTAGCAGTCTGATTGTGTTATGTTTAGTTAGGAAGGCTGTTGTTTAAAGAGCAGGTCCAATgagtgctgtctgtctgtctgcagatGAGAAGACGTTTAAGGCTGGGTCTCTGTGGGAGAGATCCGGGGCCGTTGTCATGGCTGTGAGGCGTCCTGGATGATTCTTGTGCAGAGAGGTACCAGTGCCGTTTCGGAGGCTGGGGGATTGCtgtagggggaggggctgtgacAGTGTGGACTGCTTTTTGCACAGGAGGCCGCAGAGCTCTCCTCCCTCAAACCCCAGCTGGACCAGCTCGGTGTTCCCCTCTATGCTGTCGTGAAGGAGAACATCGAGTCGGAGGTCCACGACTTCAAGCCGTTTTTCTCTGGCGACGTCTTTCTGGATGAGAAGGTGAGGGGGCAGCTGGCAGGGGCTCCTCCTGTCCCCGTTGTCCCAGTGAGGTGCAGTCATGGCTGATGGCTTCTTTCCCCTTTCAGCAACATTTCTACGGACCCGCGCAGAGGAAAATGGGCGGCTTGGGGATCGTCCGTCTGGGGGTGTGGGCCAACTTCCTGCGGGCATGGAGGAACGGGCATTCGGGAAATGTGAAGGGCGAGGGTTTCATCCTGGGCGGCGTGTTTGTCATCGGAGCAGGAGAGCAGGTGTGTCTTACACAGCGGCTGCTTCTCAGTGCCGCCCTCAGATGTGAGTATAAATGAAGGCTGGGTCGTCCTCTGAACTGCCACCTGTATCCGATTCCAGGGCATCCTGCTGGAGCACCGCGAGAAGGAGTTTGGGGATAAAGTCAACATATCTTCTGTTCTGGAAGCAGCCAGGAAAATTCAGCCAG
The nucleotide sequence above comes from Paramormyrops kingsleyae isolate MSU_618 chromosome 3, PKINGS_0.4, whole genome shotgun sequence. Encoded proteins:
- the selenou1a gene encoding selenoprotein U 1a, translated to MWSLGLGAIGAAIAGIFLANTDLLLDKPEPASVEYLGETDLKTIADDEKTFKAGSLWERSGAVVMAVRRPGUFLCREEAAELSSLKPQLDQLGVPLYAVVKENIESEVHDFKPFFSGDVFLDEKQHFYGPAQRKMGGLGIVRLGVWANFLRAWRNGHSGNVKGEGFILGGVFVIGAGEQGILLEHREKEFGDKVNISSVLEAARKIQPVKY